A window of Maioricimonas rarisocia genomic DNA:
TGATGCCGCCGGGCCCGACAGATCATCGCGTCGTTCCACTGCGTGACATACGTGCCGGGGGGCGCGGGAATCGCTTCACACGAGAAGTCGGGCGTGCGGCGAATCGGGAGACGTTCGTTCCCGCACTCCGCCGGACGGGCCCGGTGCCCGCCGCGCAGGCGGCTCCACCACGTGTCCGCAACGTGCAGTCGCTCAGCGAGCACAACGCCACTGGATTCGATCAGGGCCTGCCCGGCGAAACGTCCGATCATGTCGCGAGGGCTCCGCGAAGGAACGAATCCAGCACCTGCACGATCTGATACACGATCGGCCCGAGGGTCGCTGTCATGATTCCCGGTAGAAAACAGATGATCAAAGGGCCCAGCAACCGGACCGGGACGGCCATGGCGAACGCCAGGGCCCGCTCGCGGCGACGCACGCGAAGATCGTCCGCCTGAGCACGCAGCGTCTGCGCCAGACTTGAGCCAACCTGCTCCGAATGCATAACGGCAGAGATGAAAATTGAAAACCAGGGCACTTCGCCCCGTCGCAAGAGCCGACGCAGCGCATCGATCCGACCACGACCGGCAAGAATGTCCATCTGAAACAGACGGAACTCTGTTGCCAGCGGGCGCTCCCGTGGCTGGGTCATCAGAATGCGATCCAGGGCGGAGTCGAAGCTCAGTCCGGCTTCGGCCAGCGTTGACAGAAGATCGAGCGTCAACGGCAGGTCCTGTTCGATCTGCTGGACACGCTTCTTTCGCCGGCTCGCAACAAGGAGAGCCGGGAGACTGGCCAGAAATCCGGCCGCCAGCCACGGGCTTGCCCATGCGAACGGAAGAAACACTTCTCCAACGCCGCCGGGGAGCGTCACCAGTAGACGTTCCAGCACATCGTCCACTCCGGACCAGAGCAGAAATGACACAACGCCAGCTCCGGTCAGCAGTCCCAGCAGGGAGAGGGCCAGGAAAATGGTCACCGCATTCCGCGAGCGGTACCCGGCGCGAAACAGCCATTGACCAATCAATCCTGAGGACGTCCCCTGCGACAGGTGATCCCGGGGCGGTTGGTCGGCAGCCGGTGACTGCAATCGACGCTCGATCTGCCGATGAGCCATCCAGCTGCGAAACCAGAAGACAAACGCGGCCAGCAGCGTCATCCACAGCAGGAGCAGAGCGACGGCGTTTGTCGGGTCCATGGGGAATACTTCGGCAATCTTGCGGAGGACTGTCGTTCAGAACCGGGGCGTACTCAATCGGGAGATCCACAGAACGCCAATCGCCTGCAGCACGACGGCCGACGTCACCAGTCCCTGGCCCAACAGTGACCCGAGAAACTCTCCCATGCGGTCCGGATCGTTCCGCCACATCAGGGCGCCGATGAAGTACGTCACGATGGTGACACTGACGACCGACAGCCGCGCCTGAATCGTCATCGCATTCATCCGCCGGGACAGCTCGAGACGGTCCCGAACCGTTCGTCCCACGTTCGCGAGCGTCTGGGCCAGCCGTCCTCCAACGGACCAGTTGACCGCAAGCGTCTGCGCGAAGAGCCGCACGGTTTCGAGCGGAACACGATCTGCCATCTCGGTAAGGACCTCGATCGGATCATCGCCGTAGCGAATGCGGGCGGTCGACTCTCCCAGTTCCCGACTCCAGGGTGCCGCGATGTTCTCGGTCGCCGACTCCATGGCACCCTGGAGGCTCGAGCCCGCCTTGACTGCAGCAATCATCAGGTCAATCGAATCGGCCAGTTGCTGCTCGACACGCTGCAGACGTCGACGGTACAGCCAGTCATCCGTTTGCCAGATGGCAATCATGACGACGACGCCCGCTGCGATCGAATACGGCACGGGCCAGCCGGCCAGCCCGTAGAACCCCGCAGAGACGAGCGGTCCGCCAATTGCCGCCAGCCATCGATACCGCCGCAGAATCCCGCTACGGGTCCGTCCGATGTCGGAATCCGGCAGGCCGTTCGGACTGAAATCGTGCAGTCTTCGCCGCGTCATGGCTTTGCGCTGACCACGGATCAGCGCAACCGCGCTCAGAGCAACTCCGATCGCGAGAACGACAATGGCTAACAGCAGACGCCACACCTTGCCACCTATCGTTCCGTGGTTCGCTGAAACAGGTCAAACGGAATGTCCCAGTTGCGTTCGCGGAGTTCATGAACGCACCGGGGCACAATGCCGGTTGCCGTGAACCTCCCTTCGATCTGGCGACCGCGACGACCGGTCTGCTCGAAGACGAACACGACCTGAAGCAACGGCGTCTGTTTTTCGAGTCCCGTCAGTTCCGAAATCCGATCGACCCGGCAAACACCGTCATCGAACCGTCGGACGAACACGATCATGTCAATCGCCGAGGCGATCTGTTCCCGGATCGCCCGTGACGGCAGATCCATTCCCGCCATGAGGACCATGGTTTCGAGCCGAGCGACCGCATCCCGGGGACTGTTGGCGTGAACGGTCGTGAGACTACCGTCGTGACCGGTGTTCATGGCCTGCAGCATGTCGAGGGCTTCGGCCCCGCGGACCTCGCCGACGATGATCCGGCCCGGACGCATTCGCAGTGAGTTGATGACCAGATCGCGGACCGTGATCCGCCCCTGCCCTTCGATGTTGAGCGGACGCGACTCCTTGCGTATCACGTGCTGCTGGTCAAGGATCAGTTCGGCAGCGTCTTCGATGGTGATAATCCGTTCCGAGTCCGGAATCACCTCGCACATGGCACCCAGAAACGTCGATTTCCCCGCTCCAGTTCCCCCGGCGACAATGACGTTGCGCCGCGCACGGACGATCAGCTCCAGGAACTGCATCATGTCCGGACTGAACATGCCCAGCCGCATCAGTTCCTGACGGTTCAACCGGCGACGCCCGAAACGCCGTATCGAGAGCGTCGGCCCGTCGATGGTGACCGGAGGCAGGGTCGCGTTGACGCGGCTGCCGTCCGGCAGACGGGCATCCACCATCGGAGACGACTCGTCGATGCGTCGTCCCACACGGGCTGCTATCCGCTGGATGATTCGCACGAGATGAGCCGTGTCGCGGAACCGGATCGATGTCTTTTCCAGTCGACCGAAGCGCTCTACATAAATCCGGGACGGTCCGTTGACGAGGATGTCGGTAACCGCGGGGTCGGCCATCAACGGTGCCAGCGGACCGACGCCGAGCGTTTCCTCCTTCAGGTCGGCAACGATCCGCTGCCGTTCCTCATCGTTGAGCGGGACGTCTTCCTGTTCCAGAAGTCGATGGACGAACGTTTCGACAAACTCCGACAACTCGTCTTCGTTGTTGCCGAACAGCCCACCCGCATTCATCTCGTCCAGCAGGCGCTCGTGGAGTGTCCCCTTGACGACCAGATAGTCAGCGCGACCAGCCGGGGCATCTGTTTCCGCCGGCTGCTGCTGGTGCGGCTGATGCACTCGCTCCACCGGAAGTGTGAAACGCACCTGGCCCAGCCGGGCCCGCGCGGTTGCCCCGGGTTTGGATTCCGGGCGGACATCCTGTGGATCAGTCATCCGTCGACTCCCGGGTGAAACGGCCGTCTTCGGAAGGCACTGCCGCCGACCTGTCGCCTCGCCCGTTTGAGAGCACCGCCTGCTCCCGGAAATGTTCGATCTCGCCCACAAGCCCTCTCAGCCCGCGTTCCAGCGCCGACCACCGCCGCGGGTTCAGCGCGAACGGTCGTCCGAGATTCGCCGCAGTCAGTGCCCGTCGATCGTAGGGAAACAGGTGATCCACCGGCTGCTGGAGCGTCGCTTCGATATCCGTGCGTGTGGGGTTTCCCGCAGCTTTCGTCATGCGGTTGACGGCCGTACGCCGTTGCGCGGCGGGGTGTCCCAGCCCGTCCAGAAGTGAGAGCAGCTGGGTCACACTCAACATCGTGGGCACAACATTGTCGAGAACGATGTAGGTCATGTCGGACGCATCGAGGACCGCCATGACGATGCTGTCGAGCAGCGGGAACGTGTCGACCAGCACGTAGTTGTAGGTCCGCCGCGCGAGGTTCAGGATCCGGGTCAACAGCGTGTGGCCAATCTCGGTCGCCGCAACCGCATCGGGCGGAGCCGCCAGCAGGTCCAGCCCGCAGGGATGGGGAGTCGTCAACTGCCGCACGAGCGTGGTGTCCAGGCGTTCGCGCTCGCGGATCGCATCGACCAGAGTCGTCTCCGGGTGCAGATCGAGCATGGGCGCGCAGACACCCATCTGCAGCGACGCGTCGATGAGCAGCACCTCTCCCGGATGCTGCTGCGCCAGCCGCGTTGCGGCATTGACCGCGAGAGTTGATTTGCCCACCCCGCCCTTGTTGCTGATGAAGGCCACGGTCACGCCGCGCGTCGCAGGAACGCGGGCGGCCGTCGTCAGTGTGCGATCGAGCAACTGGCGGAGATCGGCCGAAGAGACCGGACGGCGCAGGAAATCCCGCGCGCCAAACCGCAGTCCCTCGACAAAGATCGCTCCCTGCGGCGCCTGCTCCCACGTCTGCGAGCTGAACACGTCCGGGCGATACGCACCGGCGATGACCGTTTCCGGCGAGACCGCCTGGATTTCCTGGAGCGTCGCCTTGAACGTTTCCATCTCGCCGGGCATGTCAACAACTGCCAGCGGCGGAAAGAGACTGCGTGCCAGATCGACAGCATTCGTCAGATCGCGCGCGACGTGAACTACGATGCGTCCCGGTGCATCGCTGCTTAAAGCGG
This region includes:
- a CDS encoding CpaF family protein codes for the protein MTDPQDVRPESKPGATARARLGQVRFTLPVERVHQPHQQQPAETDAPAGRADYLVVKGTLHERLLDEMNAGGLFGNNEDELSEFVETFVHRLLEQEDVPLNDEERQRIVADLKEETLGVGPLAPLMADPAVTDILVNGPSRIYVERFGRLEKTSIRFRDTAHLVRIIQRIAARVGRRIDESSPMVDARLPDGSRVNATLPPVTIDGPTLSIRRFGRRRLNRQELMRLGMFSPDMMQFLELIVRARRNVIVAGGTGAGKSTFLGAMCEVIPDSERIITIEDAAELILDQQHVIRKESRPLNIEGQGRITVRDLVINSLRMRPGRIIVGEVRGAEALDMLQAMNTGHDGSLTTVHANSPRDAVARLETMVLMAGMDLPSRAIREQIASAIDMIVFVRRFDDGVCRVDRISELTGLEKQTPLLQVVFVFEQTGRRGRQIEGRFTATGIVPRCVHELRERNWDIPFDLFQRTTER
- a CDS encoding type II secretion system F family protein, which codes for MTRRRLHDFSPNGLPDSDIGRTRSGILRRYRWLAAIGGPLVSAGFYGLAGWPVPYSIAAGVVVMIAIWQTDDWLYRRRLQRVEQQLADSIDLMIAAVKAGSSLQGAMESATENIAAPWSRELGESTARIRYGDDPIEVLTEMADRVPLETVRLFAQTLAVNWSVGGRLAQTLANVGRTVRDRLELSRRMNAMTIQARLSVVSVTIVTYFIGALMWRNDPDRMGEFLGSLLGQGLVTSAVVLQAIGVLWISRLSTPRF
- a CDS encoding AAA family ATPase, with product MTVQNHLLIVGDDSGLPEELETALSSDAPGRIVVHVARDLTNAVDLARSLFPPLAVVDMPGEMETFKATLQEIQAVSPETVIAGAYRPDVFSSQTWEQAPQGAIFVEGLRFGARDFLRRPVSSADLRQLLDRTLTTAARVPATRGVTVAFISNKGGVGKSTLAVNAATRLAQQHPGEVLLIDASLQMGVCAPMLDLHPETTLVDAIRERERLDTTLVRQLTTPHPCGLDLLAAPPDAVAATEIGHTLLTRILNLARRTYNYVLVDTFPLLDSIVMAVLDASDMTYIVLDNVVPTMLSVTQLLSLLDGLGHPAAQRRTAVNRMTKAAGNPTRTDIEATLQQPVDHLFPYDRRALTAANLGRPFALNPRRWSALERGLRGLVGEIEHFREQAVLSNGRGDRSAAVPSEDGRFTRESTDD
- a CDS encoding type II secretion system F family protein is translated as MDPTNAVALLLLWMTLLAAFVFWFRSWMAHRQIERRLQSPAADQPPRDHLSQGTSSGLIGQWLFRAGYRSRNAVTIFLALSLLGLLTGAGVVSFLLWSGVDDVLERLLVTLPGGVGEVFLPFAWASPWLAAGFLASLPALLVASRRKKRVQQIEQDLPLTLDLLSTLAEAGLSFDSALDRILMTQPRERPLATEFRLFQMDILAGRGRIDALRRLLRRGEVPWFSIFISAVMHSEQVGSSLAQTLRAQADDLRVRRRERALAFAMAVPVRLLGPLIICFLPGIMTATLGPIVYQIVQVLDSFLRGALAT